One Rhea pennata isolate bPtePen1 chromosome 3, bPtePen1.pri, whole genome shotgun sequence DNA segment encodes these proteins:
- the NDUFAF4 gene encoding NADH dehydrogenase [ubiquinone] 1 alpha subcomplex assembly factor 4, with protein MGARVTRVFRTFNVENRARREISKEKPTAAPRHPTARLDALADHPEIQEEIYRKDERLLTLLKDVYVESRDPPVQVKDRGGEHLPCKQEEKRLTKLGHLQALDVKKVPKGKISIVEALTLLNNHKLRPQIWTAEKIAEEYSLELKEVTSLLEFFIPFTVQEFPTEGRKAIKST; from the exons ATGGGGGCGCGGGTGACTCGCGTGTTCCGCACCTTCAACGTGGAGAACCGCGCCCGCCGCGAGATCAGCAAGGAGAAGCCCACGGCCGCGCCACGCCACCCCACCGCGCGGCTGGACGCGCTGGCTG ATCATCCAGAAATACAAGAAgaaatttacagaaaagatgaaaggcTCCTCACTTTGTTAAAAGATGTTTATGTTGAGTCTAGAGATCCACCTGTGCAG GTAAAAGATCGAGGTGGTGAACATCTTCCATgcaaacaggaggaaaagagactTACAAAACTAGGTCATTTGCAGGCTCTAGATGTTAAGAAAGTTCCCAAAGGCAAAATTTCCATTGTGGAAGCTCTGACGCTTCTCAATAATCACAAACTTCGTCCTCAGATATGGACTGCAGAGAAAATAGCAGAGGAGTACAGTCTGGAACTGAAGGAGGTCACCTCTCTCCTGGAATTCTTCATTCCTTTTACTGTGCAGGAATTTCCTACTGAAGGCAGAAAAGCTATAAaatcaacataa